A genomic stretch from Setaria viridis chromosome 1, Setaria_viridis_v4.0, whole genome shotgun sequence includes:
- the LOC117859903 gene encoding expansin-A13 yields MAGAYARAAFVLALGCALAAVAAGQEWLRAHATFYGGADASGTMGGACGYGNLYAQGYGTRTTALSTALFGDGASCGQCYKLVCDRKTDRTWCKPGVSVTVTATNFCPPNWSIPSDRGGWCNPPRPHFDMAQPAWEKIGVYRGGIIPVIYKRVSCVKKGGVRFAVNGHDYFNLVLVTNVAGPGSIRAMDVRGSRSPDWMPMARNWGANWHSLTYLTGQGLSFRVTVTDGQTIVFANVVPPNWRFGQSFASNLQFKL; encoded by the exons ATGGCTGGAGCCTACGCCCGCGCGGCGTTCGTGCTCGCGCTCGGCTGCGCGCtggcggccgtggccgccggccaggaGTGGCTCCGGGCGCACGCCACGTTctacggcggcgccgacgcctcCGGCACCATGG GTGGCGCGTGCGGGTACGGGAACCTGTACGCGCAGGGCTACGGCACGCGGACGACGGCGCTGAGCACGGCGCTCTTCGGCGACGGCGCGTCCTGCGGGCAGTGCTACAAGCTGGTGTGCGACCGCAAGACGGACCGGACGTGGTGCAAGCCCGGGGTGTCGGTCACCGTCACGGCCACCAACTTCTGCCCCCCCAACTGGAGCATCCCCAGCGACCGGGGCGGCTGGTGCAACCCGCCCCGGCCCCACTTCGACATGGCGCAGCCGGCGTGGGAGAAGATCGGCGTCTACCGCGGCGGCATCATCCCGGTGATCTACAAGCGGGTGTCATGCGTGAAGAAGGGCGGGGTGCGCTTCGCCGTCAACGGGCACGACTACTTCAACCTCGTGCTCGTGACCAACGTCGCGGGCCCCGGGTCGATCAGGGCCATGGACGTCAGGGGGTCGCGGTCGCCGGACTGGATGCCCATGGCGCGCAACTGGGGAGCTAACTGGCACTCGCTGACCTACCTCACCGGCCAGGGGCTGTCGTTCAGGGTGACGGTCACCGACGGCCAGACCATCGTCTTCGCCAACGTCGTGCCGCCCAACTGGAGGTTCGGGCAGTCCTTCGCAAGCAACCTGCAGTTCAAGCTCTGA